The proteins below come from a single Candidatus Bathyarchaeota archaeon genomic window:
- the pyrI gene encoding aspartate carbamoyltransferase regulatory subunit → MSERELRVSKIRDGTVIDHVRGGYALDVVKILGITGKEKRVMTIAINVPSKRFGVKDIVKIEGKALSQQEVNRIALVAPHASINIIRNYQVEQKLEVKLPQTIEGIVKCANPNCVSNSNEPINSKFHVKTEDPLLLKCHYCGVTLEQTDVLGQI, encoded by the coding sequence ATGAGCGAGCGGGAACTGAGGGTTTCAAAGATTCGGGACGGCACAGTCATCGACCATGTCCGCGGCGGCTACGCTTTAGATGTGGTTAAGATTTTGGGGATAACCGGCAAAGAGAAGCGTGTGATGACTATAGCTATAAACGTGCCCAGCAAACGCTTCGGCGTTAAAGACATAGTAAAAATCGAGGGAAAAGCTCTCAGCCAACAGGAAGTGAACCGCATCGCTTTGGTTGCGCCCCATGCCTCCATAAACATCATTCGCAACTATCAGGTGGAACAGAAGCTTGAAGTGAAGCTGCCCCAAACCATCGAGGGCATAGTTAAATGCGCTAACCCAAACTGCGTAAGCAACAGCAACGAACCCATAAACTCCAAGTTCCACGTGAAAACCGAAGATCCCCTGCTGCTCAAATGCCACTACTGCGGCGTCACCCTCGAGCAAACCGACGTTTTAGGGCAGATTTAA
- a CDS encoding YkgJ family cysteine cluster protein yields the protein MEYTYPDNVGFACNCCGLCCGDTEEKTRRILLLEAEAEEISAQTGLPIEDFAAEIAGNAPYIYEMKKPQGGKCFFLKDNRCSIYTARPLICRFYPFELRFDPDRGIHVFSYTQECPTINKGKTLGKKDFEALYLLAKQRLR from the coding sequence ATGGAGTACACTTACCCCGACAACGTTGGCTTTGCATGCAACTGCTGCGGCTTATGCTGCGGCGACACCGAAGAGAAAACACGCCGCATTCTGCTTTTGGAGGCTGAAGCTGAAGAGATATCTGCGCAGACTGGGTTGCCCATCGAGGATTTCGCCGCTGAAATCGCCGGCAACGCACCCTACATTTACGAGATGAAAAAGCCCCAGGGCGGCAAATGCTTCTTCCTTAAAGATAACCGCTGCAGCATATACACTGCGCGTCCGCTTATCTGCCGCTTCTACCCCTTCGAGCTCAGATTCGACCCCGACCGCGGCATCCACGTCTTCAGCTACACACAGGAGTGCCCAACCATAAACAAGGGCAAAACTCTAGGCAAGAAAGATTTTGAGGCACTTTATCTGTTGGCTAAGCAGCGGTTACGTTAA